A genomic segment from Verrucomicrobiota bacterium encodes:
- a CDS encoding UDP-N-acetylglucosamine diphosphorylase: MFKPSDLYDLSQTEHAAIFESCEYAWEVLARISDYLKRNVSPALHNRCDGRAYIGEQVYIGPGTLVEDGAMIKGPAIIGRNCQIRHNAYIREHVIIGDDCVVGNSCELKNSFLFNDCQVPHFNYVGDSVIGHKAHLGAGVKISNLKLDRTNVTVEVNGKPLDTGLRKFGALLGDGAEVGCNAVLNPGAIVGRGAIIYPNVNWRGILPANAIAKNKSVVEVVVKRPRGK; the protein is encoded by the coding sequence ATGTTCAAGCCATCCGACTTGTACGACCTTTCTCAAACCGAGCACGCCGCGATTTTCGAGAGCTGCGAATATGCGTGGGAAGTCTTGGCGCGAATCAGCGACTACCTCAAAAGGAACGTCAGTCCTGCGTTGCACAATCGTTGCGACGGGCGAGCGTATATTGGCGAACAGGTGTACATCGGTCCGGGAACGCTCGTCGAGGATGGCGCCATGATCAAAGGCCCCGCTATCATCGGACGGAACTGCCAGATTCGTCATAACGCTTACATCCGCGAGCACGTTATCATCGGAGACGACTGCGTGGTCGGTAACTCGTGCGAATTGAAGAATTCCTTCCTGTTCAATGATTGCCAAGTTCCCCACTTCAACTATGTGGGCGACTCCGTCATCGGCCACAAAGCTCACCTTGGCGCCGGGGTAAAGATTTCAAATCTCAAACTGGACCGCACCAACGTCACAGTGGAGGTCAACGGGAAGCCGCTGGATACGGGTTTGCGTAAATTCGGCGCGCTGCTGGGGGACGGTGCGGAGGTCGGCTGCAATGCGGTTTTGAATCCAGGCGCCATCGTCGGACGCGGCGCGATCATTTACCCCAATGTCAACTGGCGCGGCATTTTGCCCGCGAATGCGATCGCGAAGAATAAGTCAGTGGTTGAAGTCGTCGTAAAGCGGCCGCGAGGGAAATAG
- the purE gene encoding 5-(carboxyamino)imidazole ribonucleotide mutase — MPSKTKPLVGIIMGSHSDWETMQHAAAKLKELNVPYEVQVISAHRTPDVLFEYVGSAASRGLEVIIAGAGGAAHLPGVTAAKTELPVLGVPMESKALHGMDSLLSIVQMPAGVPVGTLAIGKPGAINAALFAVAILGRKYPQCRAAYRRFRRKQTRAGIANRQIKE, encoded by the coding sequence ATGCCATCGAAAACCAAACCTCTCGTCGGAATCATCATGGGCAGCCATTCGGACTGGGAAACCATGCAACACGCCGCGGCGAAGCTCAAAGAACTCAACGTCCCGTATGAAGTCCAGGTGATCTCAGCGCACCGAACGCCCGATGTGCTGTTCGAGTATGTCGGCAGCGCTGCATCGCGTGGTCTGGAAGTCATCATCGCCGGCGCGGGCGGCGCGGCGCACTTGCCAGGCGTGACGGCGGCGAAAACCGAGTTGCCCGTGCTCGGGGTGCCGATGGAATCCAAAGCGCTGCACGGAATGGACTCGCTGCTCTCCATCGTGCAAATGCCGGCGGGGGTGCCGGTCGGGACCCTCGCCATTGGCAAACCGGGAGCGATCAACGCCGCGCTCTTTGCGGTGGCAATCCTGGGCCGCAAATATCCGCAATGCCGCGCGGCCTACCGGCGATTCCGCCGAAAGCAAACCCGCGCCGGAATTGCCAATCGACAGATTAAGGAGTAA